Part of the Microcoleus sp. AS-A8 genome, GAACAGATTTATCCGTCCCCTCCTCCTCGATAAAATATCCCCTCAACTCCTCACGCAAAATCTTCCGCGCTTGGGAAATCCGCTTGCAGACATTCGGGTAGGAAATCTCTTGCTGTTGAGCAATTTCTTGATAAGACAGTTCTTGATAAAAATGCAGAATAAACGTCTCGCGCAACCTAGGGGGTAAATTATCAATAGCACGACAAATCACAACCCTTTTCTCGTCAGTCTCCACTGCACAATAAGGCGTATTCTCACTCTGTACCAGTCCTTGCTCCTCACAAGAAGCGTAACCTTCTATATCCTCAACTTGATTCGCCCCCCGACTGCGTTCACGATAAATGTCCATGCACAGATTGCGAGTCAGCGTCGTCAGCCATGCCTTAAAATTAGAAATTTCCCCCGCCGCGTACTTTTGCACCTTTTTCCAAGCTTTCAGCATTGCTCGACTCAGGGCATCTTCCGCATCCGTCGGGTTCCCCCCCATCCACTTGATGCAGCAACGGTGAAGATAATCTTGATACTGCTGCCATTGCTGCCAAAACCCTTTCCCTAATTCTTCTGAACTTCCCCGCAGGTATGATGCACTAACTGTTTGAGAATCTGACATAAATCAATAACTGGTAGTGAACCCAATTGATGCAAAATAAAACTCTTGAAAAACTCTCCCTTCTCGAATCCCAATTGCATCCCAATTCCAGGAAAAACCCTGCCCAGCGCCAAAAAGAAAGCCTGAGCACCATCAACTCGACAGACACTATTGCCTGTCCTACAATGGGAATCTGTTAGCCAAGACTAGACAAAGACTCCAGATAGAACGAGAGGAAATTTCAACTGTTTGTAAAGGTTTATGAAGGAGTCAGTTTGGACTGGGCGAGTTGCAGGCTGTATCTGGGGGTGAGGTTTCAAGTGATCGCACATGGTGGTGCTCTCTCATGCGATCGCAATGCCCATGTCCCTTTGAGGTGATCGCCCAGGCAGGTGGTATATGCTCAAGTTTGAAATCAGAGGTCAACTTGTTGGCTAGTTGGGTTCACCACCACGTAATGGGTTCTTCTGGCAAGGTCTTGATCGTACTTTCCAGTATCTTGGCGCTCACTGTCCAACTACCTGCTTGCTCCACAGTCTCATTCAATGGTTATTCGCTCCACTACACCAGAGGTTCTTAAGCCAGCTAACGTGGCATTGCCAGTACAGAATAAAACCGTAGTCATTTCAGCGACTAAATCTTCTACTAACTCGGTTAGCGCAGTTTCAGATTCAACGGCTGCTTTGAGAAAGGGAAACGCCAAACCTGCTAAATCTGCACCAAGGGCAATAACTTTGGTAACGTCAAGACCATTGCGAAGTCCACCAGAAGCAATAATGGGAATTTTGGGAGTGATCGCCCGCACTGCTGTGACACATTCTGCCGTTGGCAATCCCCAGTTGGCAAACGTTGTCCCCAGTCGGCGTTGTCGTGCTTCTGATGCCCGTTCGCTTTCTACTTTTGCCCAAGATGTTCCACCCGCTCCGGCTACGTCAATGGCGCTCACCCCAGCCTCAATGAGTTTCTCAGCCATCTGTGCAGAGATACCGTTACCAACTTCTTTGGCAATGACGGGAACAGGAAGCTTTTGGCAAAGAGTCGCTATTTTGGCGAGTAGTCCCCGAAAGTTAGTATCTCCATTCGTTTGAATACACTCTTGCAGGGGATTGAGGTGTAGGATTAGAGCATCCGCCTCTAGTAAATCCACGCTTCGTCGGCATTCATCAATGCCGTACTTGTAGTTGAGCTGTACTGCACCCAAGTTAGCAAACAGTAGAATATCGGGTGCTAGAGAGCGCACAGCAAATGTGGAAGCAACCTGGGGGTTTTCGATCGCCACCCGTTGAGAACCGACTCCCATTGCAATTCGGTAGTGTTGGGCAACTTCCGCAAGACGGTAATTAATCATCTGAGCCTGTTCAGTTCCGCCAGTCATTGATGAAATCAGAAGGGGAAATCCCAGTTTCTTCTCAAAAAAGGTTGTACTCAGGTCAATCTCGCTTCGGTCTATTTCTGGTAAGCAGCAGTGAGTAAACCGATAGTGTTTCAGTCCATTGGTGGTTTGGTGAAACTGCACATCTTCTTCTAGGCAAATCCGCAAATGGTCAGCTTTACGGGTTTGGGTTAGAACCGCCTGCTCTGATGTTGCTTGTTCACCCGTTTGATTTGATAATTTAGTTGCTATGTTTTTCACAGAATTCATTAATCAATTCACAGTTATTGTTAAGCGACATTCACTCAAAATGAAGGACGAAGCATTGCTTGCAGAAAATCTGAATTGAATTTCGATGTCATGCAATAAAGGCTCCCTTCCTACTAGGGGAGCGTGTCAGAAATCCTCCAACTTCTGTTGCTCTGCTGTGAAGTGTGCAAAGCGTCTGCTTCGGATTTCTGGCATCAGTTGTGCAAACAGTGTATCAGCGTGAAACTAAAGTGCCCTCTTCCAGAATTGGCTCAGGAATTTCCGGTACCGCGAAATCCTCAGTCTCTGCATTCCACATTTTCTCTAATTTCAGATCTGCATTCCACAGTTCAATAAATTTTTTAGCCAGTTCTGGTCTAGTTTGTTCTAGCAATTTGAGTCGATGTTGCAGCTTGGAGTTCAAGCTTTCAAGATAGTGCCGCAGGTGTTGGGGAGCCTCAGAACCATAGAGGCGTACAAACATTCGATACGTGTTAATAACGTTGCGTCTGATATCTTCTTTATAGTCTTCGAGGTCGGCAGCAACTTTGCAAATTTGGTCTGAAAGTCGGCTAATTTCC contains:
- a CDS encoding sigma-70 family RNA polymerase sigma factor, whose translation is MSDSQTVSASYLRGSSEELGKGFWQQWQQYQDYLHRCCIKWMGGNPTDAEDALSRAMLKAWKKVQKYAAGEISNFKAWLTTLTRNLCMDIYRERSRGANQVEDIEGYASCEEQGLVQSENTPYCAVETDEKRVVICRAIDNLPPRLRETFILHFYQELSYQEIAQQQEISYPNVCKRISQARKILREELRGYFIEEEGTDKSVPPTATESAIGEISEGNGGVEADADETVTLSLAVVEVENVVGSEAIKVVRDVQHSESVMVGATNDGKLEVKSDGCRCVEQALCERQFAPILALVQFEEETGSWGNSYLAVLRKQQHQVGKVAGEFVRSSRSPPLYCFPYFQSLVKSLSGMIMRVRLF
- the fni gene encoding type 2 isopentenyl-diphosphate Delta-isomerase codes for the protein MNSVKNIATKLSNQTGEQATSEQAVLTQTRKADHLRICLEEDVQFHQTTNGLKHYRFTHCCLPEIDRSEIDLSTTFFEKKLGFPLLISSMTGGTEQAQMINYRLAEVAQHYRIAMGVGSQRVAIENPQVASTFAVRSLAPDILLFANLGAVQLNYKYGIDECRRSVDLLEADALILHLNPLQECIQTNGDTNFRGLLAKIATLCQKLPVPVIAKEVGNGISAQMAEKLIEAGVSAIDVAGAGGTSWAKVESERASEARQRRLGTTFANWGLPTAECVTAVRAITPKIPIIASGGLRNGLDVTKVIALGADLAGLAFPFLKAAVESETALTELVEDLVAEMTTVLFCTGNATLAGLRTSGVVERITIE